In one Juglans regia cultivar Chandler chromosome 11, Walnut 2.0, whole genome shotgun sequence genomic region, the following are encoded:
- the LOC109010958 gene encoding uncharacterized protein LOC109010958 → NYSFRTNYNRLKKVKKQRNLAFLESLSLLLHCPSSDYRHLTTEPLHQRRDSPFLSTTFGLRAVIVESRHRPANVLESFSVGTRKAHSDQTLTPGEGDLGFTGVAGESNANLNGSPGDDDLCSISGARERYEGLKVALGDDAGVHNQGYEFWTESIDGRLDHGDPTLVQSLWTVRSRAGLSSRRTVSKENLRSAKTSSKDFPPMLPLLDEDGRPMFNLVKVRSGGRLLIVAKRNMQPRFVRTHSQDGRLRIDIAFPQESEDEEGEEEKEEGKEENVGPNNVGTGAQDGGPRIDIMLPQEEEEEEGEKRKKG, encoded by the coding sequence aattattctttccgaacaaattataatagattaaagaaagttaagaaacaaagaaatctggctttcttggagagtctTTCGCTCCTTCTTCACTGCCCGAGCTCCGACTACCGACATCTCACCACGGAGCCATTACACCAGCGTCGGGATAGTCCTTTCCTTTCCACAACTTTTGGCCTGCGCGCTGTCATCGTGGAAAGTCGACACCGACCGGCAAACGTTCTCGAGTCATTCTCAGTTGGTACCCGAAAAGCTCATTCTGACCAGACATTAACGCCCGGAGAGGGTGATCTTGGTTTTACAGGCGTCGCCGGAGAGAGCAATGCAAACTTGAACGGATCACCCGGAGACGACGATCTTTGCTCAATTAGCGGCGCCCGAGAGAGATATGAAGGCTTGAAAGTAGCACTGGGAGACGACGCTGGGGTCCATAATCAAGGGTACGAATTCTGGACAGAGAGCATTGATGGGAGATTGGACCACGGAGATCCAACGCTGGTGCAGTCTCTGTGGACGGTGAGATCGAGGGCCGGACTGAGTTCAAGGAGGACTGTGAGTAAAGAAAACCTGAGAAGCGCGAAGACGAGTTCGAAGGATTTCCCACCAATGTTGCCCTTGTTGGACGAGGACGGGCGGCCAATGTTCAACCTGGTGAAAGTGAGGAGTGGTGGACGATTGTTGATCGTTGCGAAGAGGAACATGCAGCCGAGGTTCGTACGGACTCATAGCCAAGACGGAAGACTTCGAATAGACATTGCGTTTCCTCAAGAATCAGAAGACGAAGAGGGAGAAGAGGAGAAGGAGGAGGGGAAGGAGGAGAATGTAGGGCCAAATAACGTAGGGACTGGTGCCCAGGACGGTGGTCCCAGAATAGACATCATGCTtcctcaagaagaagaagaagaggagggagaaaagaggaaaaaaggtTGA
- the LOC109010940 gene encoding probable indole-3-acetic acid-amido synthetase GH3.6: MTDKEILRMLEDTTKEASRHQLETLRSILERQAGVLYLRSHLQGHDEQPVDAATFRRAVPLSSYDDYVDHINRMADGLVDHDLPLLSVDTLLCFFYSSGTSAMKPKLIPYFDSKLSKAASFMAHQGSASILRRLFPPRTSVSKILWFLYADNIATTKGGFKVMAASTYPIHSGATNWSQFLSCSSPREVILGSNVEHQMYCHLLCGLRNSDFIDGIRVPYAIGLIKVFGLLESKWKQLCDDLECGVPSLEISDVAMRDSVTEVLGGPQPELSRRIRAICEDKNWGGIVSKLWPNVRFIRCITTGSLAQYYPKLKQYAGEVPVLGGDYFASECCVGINMDITQPPERTRFILLPTAAYFEFLPFSSDVTNVVSEETVDISGVEAGKMYEVIVTTYRGFYRYHLGDIVRVVGFYNSSPLVEFVMRAPKAPSEVVTEKDLLLAIEYFQSVLRNAMAVEITEFSSFLDLTLSPKLLKVYIEVKEECMFLPEEKIEELVVILKGCGTSIGDSLGDNYNVQRKRGEIDPLSVSIVKPGSFDALSQLAIENGAPATQYKPPKIIRSHQIVDFIEKRILVTVPLDG; encoded by the exons ATGACAGACAAGGAGATCCTGAGGATGCTCGAGGATACCACGAAGGAAGCCTCGCGTCACCAGCTCGAGACCCTCCGGTCGATCCTAGAACGCCAGGCCGGAGTACTTTATCTCCGATCCCACCTCCAAGGCCACGATGAGCAGCCGGTAGACGCCGCCACCTTCCGTCGCGCCGTGCCGTTGTCTTCCTACGATGACTACGTTGACCACATCAATCGGATGGCCGACGGACTCGTTGACCATGATCTTCCTCTCTTGTCCGTTGATACTCTACTCTGTTTCTTCTACAG CTCAGGGACAAGTGCCATGAAGCCCAAATTGATCCCTTACTTTGATTCTAAGCTCTCTAAAGCAGCTTCCTTCATGGCTCACCAGGGCAGCGCCTCAATTCTTCGAAG GTTGTTTCCTCCTAGGACCTCAGTGAGTAAGATCCTATGGTTTCTTTATGCCGATAACATTGCAACCACCAAAGGTGGTTTTAAGGTTATGGCCGCTTCTACATATCCCATTCATAGTGGTGCCACAAATTGGTCTCAGTTTCTATCTTGTTCTAGTCCCCGCGAAGTCATTCTTGGGTCGAATGTGGAGCACCAGATGTACTGCCACCTTCTTTGTGGTCTTAGGAACTCTGATTTTATTGATGGAATTAGAGTACCGTATGCCATAGGCTTGATCAAAGTGTTTGGTCTTTTAGAGTCCAAGTGGAAGCAGCTATGTGATGATCTTGAATGTGGGGTTCCGAGTTTGGAGATTTCTGATGTTGCAATGAGAGATTCAGTAACTGAAGTTCTTGGGGGGCCTCAACCTGAACTGTCAAGAAGAATTCGGGCAATTTGTGAGGACAAGAATTGGGGTGGGATAGTGAGTAAACTGTGGCCTAATGTAAGGTTCATTAGGTGCATTACCACAGGGAGCTTGGCTCAGTATTATCCTAAGCTTAAGCAGTATGCAGGAGAAGTACCTGTGTTAGGTGGAGACTACTTTGCTTCAGAATGCTGTGTGGGTATTAACATGGATATTACGCAGCCTCCAGAGAGGACTCGATTCATTTTGCTTCCAACTGCGGCATACTTTGagtttcttccattttcttcgGATGTGACCAATGTTGTTAGTGAAGAAACAGTAGACATTTCTGGTGTAGAGGCAGGGAAGATGTATGAAGTGATTGTCACCACTTATAGAGGATTCTATCGATATCATCTAGGTGATATTGTGAGAGTTGTTGGTTTCTATAATTCATCTCCACTAGTGGAGTTTGTGATGAGAGCTCCTAAAGCTCCTTCCGAGGTAGTGACTGAGAAAGATTTGTTACTTGCAATCGAATATTTTCAAAGTGTGTTAAGAAATGCAATGGCGGTGGAGATCACAGAGTTCTCAAGTTTCTTGGACTTAACTTTGAGCCCAAAGCTCCTGAAGGTTTACATAGAAGTTAAAGAGGAATGCATGTTTCTGCCAGAGGAAAAGATTGAGGAGTTAGTTGTTATTCTTAAAGGGTGTGGTACCTCTATTGGGGATAGCTTGGGAGACAATTACAATGTGCAGAGGAAAAGAGGTGAGATAGACCCTTTGTCAGTATCCATAGTAAAGCCCGGTAGCTTTGATGCATTATCCCAGTTAGCTATTGAAAATGGAGCACCAGCTACTCAATATAAACCTCCCAAGATTATAAGAAGTCACCAAATTGTTGACTTCATTGAAAAACGTATTCTTGTTACTGTACCTTTGGATGGTTAA
- the LOC109010942 gene encoding probable LRR receptor-like serine/threonine-protein kinase RKF3, producing MILFRFFVVAMALALVLPSPTLSQQNNSDPCPLDFGVLQPFIQNGPKVGLASQCQNIRQGLRLVLSHYLQLTNSFLPPLNSSESCWSAYQALIVNYLPGLNIRSSCGFQTDWISEGCMNITTRAQFENTVSQQTLDEVVTSCNQSLENNSPCATCTTSLSTLQASYLTGPSIGNVSDCAAYPFIYAAAFANLYGPTDTGTAKCLFSLNFTSSSSKSNRWKVILIALIACGVGTLLLIGGVWFLLRRRRRRRNEGLTMSMKNRGQAGKIEMGLGSGLESIHDSTTLMRFTFEDIKKATKNFSRDSIIGRGGYGNVYKGTLSDGSEVALKRFKNCSAAGDATFAHEVEVIASVRHVNLVALRGYCTATTPFEGHQRIIVCDLMKNGSLHDHLFGPSEIKLSWPMRQKIALGTARGLAYLHYGAQPGIIHRDIKASNILLDERFEAKVADFGLAKFTPEGMTHMSTRVAGTMGYVAPEYALYGQLTERSDVYSFGVVLLELLSGKKALVGSNEGQPSLVTDWAWSLVRKGRTLDVIESGMPEQGVPEVLEKYVLIAVLCSHPQLYARPTMDQVVKMLETDLSVPSIPERPIPLVAELDDIERSASSSGSGHMSSSTGYHPFTFESDRPRTPE from the coding sequence ATGATCCTCTTCCGTTTCTTCGTTGTGGCCATGGCTTTGGCTTTAGTCCTACCCTCCCCGACCCTTTCCCAACAAAACAACTCCGATCCGTGCCCTCTCGACTTCGGCGTCCTCCAACCGTTCATCCAAAACGGCCCCAAAGTAGGCCTGGCCTCCCAGTGCCAGAACATCCGCCAGGGCCTCCGACTCGTCTTGTCTCATTACCTCCAGCTCACCAACTCGTTCCTCCCCCCACTCAACTCGTCCGAGTCATGCTGGTCCGCTTACCAAGCTCTCATCGTCAATTACCTTCCCGGCTTGAACATCCGATCCTCCTGCGGCTTCCAGACCGACTGGATCTCCGAGGGCTGCATGAACATCACGACCAGGGCCCAGTTCGAGAATACTGTCTCCCAGCAAACCCTGGACGAAGTCGTCACCAGCTGCAACCAGTCCCTCGAGAACAACTCCCCCTGCGCCACCTGCACTACCAGCCTCTCCACCCTTCAGGCCTCGTACCTGACCGGACCCTCCATCGGCAACGTCTCTGACTGCGCGGCATATCCCTTTATTTACGCGGCTGCGTTCGCCAATCTGTACGGGCCTACAGATACAGGAACCGCCAAGTGCCTCTTCTCGCTCAATTTTACGTCCTCGAGTTCCAAAAGTAATCGGTGGAAGGTAATCTTGATTGCCTTGATTGCTTGCGGTGTCGGGACTTTGCTCCTGATTGGTGGGGTTTGGTTTTTGttgcgaagaagaagaagaagaagaaatgagggaTTGACTATGAGCATGAAGAACAGAGGACAGGCCGGTAAAATTGAGATGGGATTGGGTTCTGGGCTGGAGTCGATCCATGATAGTACTACTTTGATGAGGTTCACATTCGAAGACATCAAGAAAGCGACCAAAAATTTCTCTAGGGACAGTATAATTGGTAGAGGAGGTTATGGGAATGTGTACAAGGGCACGTTGTCAGATGGGTCCGAGGTTGCATTGAAGAGGTTCAAGAATTGTTCTGCAGCAGGGGATGCGACTTTCGCGCATGAGGTTGAGGTTATTGCGAGTGTTAGGCATGTCAACCTTGTTGCTTTGAGAGGGTACTGTACCGCCACAACTCCATTTGAGGGTCACCAGAGAATCATCGTGTGCGATCTGATGAAGAACGGGAGTCTTCATGACCATTTGTTTGGTCCTTCGGAGATTAAGCTAAGTTGGCCGATGAGGCAGAAGATTGCCTTGGGGACAGCAAGGGGATTGGCTTATCTGCATTACGGGGCTCAACCGGGGATCATACATAGGGACATCAAAGCTAGTAACATACTTTTGGATGAGAGGTTTGAGGCCAAGGTGGCAGATTTTGGCCTTGCAAAGTTCACGCCGGAGGGAATGACGCATATGAGCACAAGGGTGGCGGGGACAATGGGTTATGTTGCTCCTGAATATGCTTTGTATGGTCAGTTGACAGAGAGAAGCGATGTGTATAGTTTTGGGGTTGTGCTTCTGGAGCTTTTGAGTGGAAAGAAGGCGCTCGTTGGCAGCAATGAGGGCCAGCCCTCACTTGTGACAGATTGGGCATGGTCATTGGTGAGGAAAGGGAGAACTTTAGATGTAATTGAAAGTGGAATGCCGGAGCAAGGTGTGCCGGAGGTTCTAGAGAAGTATGTTCTGATTGCAGTGCTGTGCTCTCATCCACAGTTATATGCTAGGCCTACAATGGATCAAGTTGTGAAAATGTTGGAAACAGACCTTTCAGTTCCCTCAATCCCAGAACGACCGATACCTCTAGTGGCTGAGCTTGACGATATTGAGAGATCTGCGAGCAGCAGCGGCTCAGGACACATGTCTAGCTCAACTGGCTATCATCCATTCACATTCGAAAGTGACCGGCCTAGGACTCCTGAATAG